One genomic region from Deltaproteobacteria bacterium encodes:
- a CDS encoding superoxide dismutase family protein, with translation MMKNFLFGLIGLSLVAGCAALEPGQRASADLKDKDGKTVATAMLSERQGGVHVHLEAKGLTPGSHAVHVHAVGKCEGPAFTSAGGHFNPGSKKHGLKSPDGPHAGDLPNMTVEKDGSGRFEATTDRFTLRAGPLSVFDADGSALMIHAGTDDNVTDPTGNAGDRAACGLIVAR, from the coding sequence ATGATGAAGAATTTTTTGTTCGGTTTGATTGGATTGAGCTTAGTGGCGGGTTGCGCGGCGTTGGAGCCGGGGCAACGAGCCAGCGCCGATCTCAAGGACAAGGATGGCAAGACCGTCGCGACGGCGATGCTGAGTGAACGGCAGGGCGGTGTGCACGTGCACTTGGAAGCGAAAGGGCTCACGCCGGGATCCCACGCCGTTCATGTCCATGCGGTGGGTAAATGCGAAGGGCCGGCATTTACCAGCGCCGGCGGTCATTTCAATCCGGGAAGCAAGAAGCATGGTCTGAAGAGCCCCGATGGCCCTCACGCCGGCGACTTGCCGAACATGACGGTCGAGAAAGACGGCAGCGGACGCTTCGAAGCGACCACCGACCGCTTTACGCTACGCGCTGGTCCGTTGTCCGTGTTTGACGCCGATGGCAGTGCCTTGATGATTCACGCCGGCACTGACGATAACGTCACCGATCCTACCGGCAACGCCGGCGACCGGGCGGCCTGCGGTCTGATCGTCGCGCGCTAA
- a CDS encoding transporter, Zip family protein produces MATLAIYLPTVMFISLLGGFLPLLKALSQRALALLLSFSAGVLLGAVFFHMLPETGRVLNDALGWPILAGFLLIFVMERFVFVHACEEFGCDIHQMGIPAFLGISLHSLLDGIALGAGLILPQIGPVVLFAVIIHKIPDSMSISSILLAAGWQRRRVGWLNLLFSLTTPIGAIIAYLFFRSLSPENIAVVIGISAGTFLAIATADILPQVHRIEQRNPMTLVFLAIGLAVSWMGSLLPH; encoded by the coding sequence ATGGCGACTTTAGCAATCTACTTACCCACCGTCATGTTCATCTCTTTGCTCGGCGGCTTCTTGCCGCTGCTCAAAGCGCTGTCGCAACGGGCGTTAGCGCTGCTGTTGAGCTTCAGCGCCGGGGTTTTGCTCGGCGCCGTGTTCTTTCACATGCTGCCGGAAACTGGCCGGGTCTTGAACGACGCTCTCGGCTGGCCGATCTTGGCGGGCTTTCTATTGATCTTCGTCATGGAGCGCTTCGTCTTCGTCCACGCCTGCGAAGAATTTGGCTGCGACATTCATCAGATGGGCATCCCGGCGTTTCTCGGCATCTCGCTGCATAGCTTGCTCGACGGCATCGCGCTGGGCGCCGGATTAATTTTGCCGCAAATCGGTCCAGTGGTCTTGTTCGCCGTGATCATTCACAAGATTCCCGACAGCATGTCGATCTCGTCGATCCTACTTGCCGCCGGTTGGCAACGGCGCCGAGTCGGTTGGCTGAACCTGCTGTTCTCACTGACGACGCCGATCGGCGCAATCATCGCCTATTTGTTTTTCCGTTCCTTGTCGCCGGAAAACATCGCCGTGGTGATCGGCATTTCCGCCGGGACTTTTTTAGCCATCGCCACCGCCGACATCTTGCCCCAGGTGCACCGCATCGAGCAGCGCAATCCCATGACGCTGGTTTTTCTCGCCATCGGCCTGGCAGTCAGTTGGATGGGCAGCCTGCTGCCGCACTAG
- the rsmI gene encoding 16S rRNA (cytidine(1402)-2'-O)-methyltransferase encodes MAGLLYIVPTPIGNLEDITLRALRILKEVDVIAAEDTRHTRHLLTHYGITTALTSYHEHNEREKAAALIERIQNGASVALVSDAGTPAIADPGFRLVCEAIRRGVQVIALPGACAMATVLSASGLPTDRFQFEGFLPAKKSERKTKLQALRDGAATLVFYEAPHRLLETLGDLQQILGERQIVVAREVSKLHEEFLRGTVGEVIGQLGDREIKGEITLVVHGSSGEAQVSEQQLRVEISKLSSAGTGVKEIAEMLGERYGLSKREVYRLALESKSLKKSE; translated from the coding sequence ATGGCGGGGCTGCTCTACATCGTCCCCACGCCGATCGGCAACCTCGAAGACATCACGCTGCGGGCGCTGCGGATTCTCAAGGAAGTCGATGTGATCGCGGCGGAGGATACCCGCCATACGCGTCATCTGTTGACCCACTACGGTATCACCACGGCGCTCACCAGTTATCACGAGCACAACGAGCGCGAGAAGGCGGCGGCGCTGATCGAGCGGATTCAAAACGGCGCTAGCGTGGCGTTGGTTTCCGACGCCGGCACGCCGGCGATCGCCGATCCGGGATTTCGTCTGGTGTGCGAGGCGATTCGCAGAGGCGTGCAAGTGATCGCCCTGCCCGGCGCTTGCGCCATGGCGACGGTGTTGAGCGCCAGCGGATTGCCGACGGATCGCTTTCAGTTCGAAGGCTTTTTGCCGGCGAAAAAATCCGAACGCAAGACCAAGCTGCAAGCGCTGCGCGACGGCGCGGCGACGCTGGTTTTTTACGAAGCGCCGCATCGCTTGCTCGAAACCCTCGGCGATCTGCAACAGATCCTTGGCGAGCGCCAAATCGTCGTCGCCCGCGAGGTGAGCAAGCTTCATGAAGAGTTTCTGCGCGGCACGGTGGGCGAAGTGATCGGCCAGCTTGGGGATCGCGAGATCAAAGGTGAAATCACCCTGGTCGTGCACGGCTCGAGCGGCGAAGCGCAAGTTTCCGAGCAGCAGTTGCGAGTTGAGATTAGTAAACTCAGCAGCGCGGGTACCGGCGTCAAGGAGATCGCCGAAATGCTCGGCGAGCGCTACGGCTTGTCCAAGCGCGAAGTTTATCGCCTGGCGTTGGAGAGTAAGAGCTTAAAAAAGTCGGAATGA
- a CDS encoding acylphosphatase, whose product MQLKIHGRVQGVYYRASALQEAEKLGLTGWVMNCADGTVEAVAEGAKHKLEELIAWCRQGPDGARVTDVEVRWESARNDFHGFTIRRS is encoded by the coding sequence GTGCAGCTAAAAATTCACGGCCGTGTCCAAGGCGTGTACTATCGCGCGTCGGCGCTCCAGGAGGCGGAGAAACTCGGCTTAACCGGCTGGGTAATGAACTGTGCCGACGGCACCGTGGAAGCCGTCGCCGAAGGCGCCAAGCACAAGCTCGAAGAGTTAATCGCCTGGTGCCGCCAAGGCCCCGACGGCGCGCGTGTGACCGATGTCGAAGTCCGCTGGGAATCGGCGAGAAATGATTTTCACGGCTTCACCATCCGGCGCTCGTAG
- a CDS encoding NDP-sugar synthase gives MKAMVLAAGQGTRLRPITDGKPKALVPVAGRPMIEYALLLLRHYGIEEIVINLHHFGGQMENHLGDGGKLGLRISYSHEAELLDTGGGLRKARRFLQDDTFIVINTDALIDVNLAEVVRFHKKNQASATLVLRPDADADRYGSMDIDGAGKICRFLDSRIDPPSTGTMRKLMFTGVQILQPKIFDYMDSHGVVEKFSTTRQTYPKMLRAGEPLYGFCFEGFWQDLGTMERIAQAERSLAQGQARLHYL, from the coding sequence ATGAAAGCGATGGTGCTCGCCGCCGGCCAAGGCACCCGGCTGCGGCCGATCACCGACGGCAAACCCAAAGCGCTGGTGCCGGTGGCGGGCCGGCCGATGATCGAGTACGCGCTATTGCTGCTGCGCCATTACGGCATCGAAGAAATCGTCATCAACCTGCACCACTTCGGCGGGCAAATGGAAAATCATCTCGGCGACGGCGGCAAACTCGGCCTACGCATCAGCTATTCCCATGAAGCGGAACTGCTCGACACCGGCGGCGGACTGCGCAAAGCCCGACGCTTTCTCCAAGACGATACGTTCATCGTCATCAACACCGACGCGTTGATCGACGTCAACCTCGCCGAGGTGGTTAGGTTTCACAAAAAAAACCAAGCCAGCGCGACGTTGGTGCTGCGGCCCGATGCCGACGCCGATCGCTACGGGTCCATGGACATCGACGGCGCGGGAAAAATTTGCCGCTTTCTCGACAGCAGGATTGACCCACCGTCGACGGGAACGATGCGCAAACTGATGTTCACCGGCGTACAGATTTTACAACCAAAAATTTTCGACTATATGGACAGCCACGGCGTGGTGGAAAAATTCAGCACGACGCGGCAAACCTATCCGAAAATGCTGCGCGCCGGCGAACCGCTCTACGGATTTTGCTTCGAAGGATTCTGGCAGGATCTCGGCACGATGGAACGCATCGCCCAAGCCGAACGCAGCCTAGCCCAGGGTCAGGCTAGGCTGCACTATTTGTAA
- a CDS encoding NAD+ synthase, with amino-acid sequence MIQIPTNTTLLRAILTGFIRNEVHKTGLKRAIVGLSGGVDSALSAMLAAEALGADNVLAILMPYQTSNPESRAHAELVVQQSGIVSLLVEITPQIDAYFAKFPDADARRRGNKMARERMTILYDHSARWNGLVIGTSNKTELLLGYGTLHGDMASAINPLGDLYKTQVWALAEALGVPLAIVNKEPSADLWAGQTDEGELGFSYREVDKLLYLMVDQRYTKPELIAAGFAERFVDDIALRIMNSQFKRRLPVIAKVSQRTIDRDFRYSRDWGK; translated from the coding sequence ATGATTCAAATTCCCACCAACACGACATTGTTGCGCGCGATCCTCACCGGCTTTATTCGCAACGAAGTTCACAAGACCGGACTCAAGCGCGCCATCGTCGGCTTGTCCGGCGGCGTCGATTCGGCGCTCAGCGCCATGCTGGCGGCGGAAGCGCTCGGCGCGGATAATGTGCTGGCGATCTTAATGCCCTACCAGACTTCCAATCCCGAGAGCCGGGCCCACGCCGAGCTGGTGGTGCAGCAGAGCGGCATCGTCTCGCTGCTGGTCGAGATCACGCCGCAGATCGACGCTTACTTCGCGAAGTTTCCCGACGCCGATGCGCGCCGACGCGGCAACAAGATGGCGCGCGAACGCATGACGATTCTCTACGACCACTCAGCGCGTTGGAATGGCTTGGTCATCGGCACCAGCAACAAGACCGAGCTGCTGCTCGGTTATGGCACGCTGCACGGCGACATGGCTTCGGCAATCAATCCGCTGGGCGATCTTTATAAGACTCAAGTTTGGGCTCTGGCCGAGGCCCTTGGCGTACCGCTCGCGATCGTCAATAAAGAGCCGTCGGCGGATCTCTGGGCCGGCCAAACCGACGAAGGCGAGCTCGGCTTCAGCTACCGCGAAGTCGACAAGCTGCTCTATCTCATGGTCGATCAGCGCTACACCAAGCCCGAACTGATCGCCGCCGGTTTTGCCGAACGCTTCGTCGACGATATCGCACTGCGGATCATGAATTCGCAATTCAAACGCCGCCTGCCGGTGATTGCGAAAGTATCGCAGCGTACGATTGATAGAGATTTTCGCTATTCCAGAGACTGGGGAAAATAA
- a CDS encoding carbon-nitrogen hydrolase encodes MSIPIAIAQINPKLGDLHANLALYEEKIRQGVKDHAALLLFPELSLTGYFLRDTVPSVALLADSPEMATLKKLSRELPFVAGLVEESADHRFFNSAVYFEDGEIRHVHRKVYLPTYGMFDEQRYFARGDRVRAFDSKFGRLALLICEDLWHPSTIYLAALDGALAVICPSASPLRGVVDGQVQDDNARYWEMINCAYAETYSVFMIYGNRCGFEDGVGFWGGSEIVDPFGQRVAKAKYYDEDFIVAEVAMEAVRRKRTMAPLLRDEDLDLTINELMRIRERPAAQPQPKGRRELTAKSAKGAKKISKL; translated from the coding sequence GTGTCGATTCCCATCGCCATCGCCCAGATCAACCCCAAGCTTGGAGACCTGCACGCCAATCTAGCGCTCTACGAAGAGAAGATTCGCCAGGGAGTCAAAGACCATGCAGCCCTGCTGTTGTTTCCCGAATTGAGCCTCACCGGCTACTTCCTGCGCGATACCGTGCCGAGTGTGGCGCTGCTGGCGGATTCGCCCGAGATGGCTACGCTCAAAAAATTGAGCCGTGAATTGCCTTTCGTCGCGGGACTCGTCGAAGAAAGCGCCGATCATCGCTTTTTCAATTCGGCGGTTTACTTCGAGGACGGCGAGATTCGCCACGTGCACCGAAAAGTTTATTTGCCGACCTACGGCATGTTCGACGAACAACGTTACTTCGCCAGGGGCGACCGGGTGCGCGCCTTCGATTCCAAATTCGGCCGCTTGGCGCTGTTGATCTGCGAGGATCTCTGGCATCCGTCGACGATCTATCTCGCCGCCCTCGACGGCGCCCTGGCGGTGATTTGCCCCTCGGCGAGCCCGCTGCGCGGCGTCGTCGATGGCCAGGTCCAGGACGACAACGCGCGCTATTGGGAAATGATCAACTGCGCCTATGCCGAGACCTACAGCGTGTTCATGATTTACGGCAATCGCTGCGGTTTCGAAGACGGTGTCGGCTTTTGGGGCGGCTCTGAGATCGTCGATCCCTTCGGTCAGCGGGTCGCCAAGGCGAAATATTACGACGAAGATTTCATCGTCGCCGAGGTCGCCATGGAAGCGGTGCGGCGCAAGCGCACCATGGCGCCGCTGCTGCGCGATGAGGATTTGGATTTGACGATCAACGAGCTGATGCGTATCCGCGAGCGGCCGGCGGCGCAGCCGCAACCAAAGGGAAGAAGAGAATTAACCGCAAAAAGCGCAAAGGGCGCAAAAAAGATTTCCAAATTGTAG